The Staphylococcus carnosus genome has a segment encoding these proteins:
- the cobA gene encoding uroporphyrinogen-III C-methyltransferase — protein MGKVYIVGAGPGDPDLITVKGMKAIEKADVILYDRLVNKALLEYAKPNTRLIYCGKDPNGPSIPQAEINHLLVSLASKGHIVTRLKGGDPFLFGRGAEEAEVLADQNLPFEIVPGITSGIAAPAYAGIPVTHRDYSSSVAFVTGVNKSKTFKQEYWKHLARGPETLCIYMGVSRLPEISRLLIENGRAADTPVALVYQGTSEVQETAVGTLETIVEDAKHFKNPSMIIVGEVVRMNRKINWFQEFAQHQQLTEAALH, from the coding sequence ATGGGAAAAGTATATATAGTTGGAGCAGGCCCGGGCGATCCGGATTTAATCACCGTCAAGGGCATGAAAGCCATTGAGAAAGCAGATGTGATTCTATATGATCGCCTCGTTAATAAAGCATTATTAGAATATGCTAAACCAAATACAAGACTAATTTATTGTGGTAAAGACCCGAATGGTCCATCCATTCCGCAAGCAGAAATTAATCACTTATTGGTTAGCCTAGCAAGCAAAGGACATATCGTCACACGCCTAAAAGGCGGTGACCCTTTCTTGTTCGGCAGAGGTGCAGAAGAAGCAGAAGTATTGGCAGACCAAAATTTGCCATTTGAAATTGTACCAGGTATTACATCAGGCATTGCAGCACCTGCTTATGCTGGTATTCCTGTTACACATCGAGATTATAGTTCATCTGTTGCTTTTGTAACAGGTGTGAATAAATCTAAAACATTTAAGCAAGAGTATTGGAAACACTTAGCACGCGGACCTGAAACGTTGTGTATTTATATGGGCGTCAGTCGATTGCCTGAAATCAGCCGTTTATTAATAGAAAACGGCAGAGCAGCAGATACACCTGTCGCACTTGTTTATCAAGGGACTTCAGAAGTTCAAGAAACTGCAGTCGGCACATTAGAAACAATTGTTGAAGATGCAAAGCATTTTAAAAATCCATCTATGATTATAGTAGGTGAAGTGGTGCGTATGAATCGTAAAATCAACTGGTTCCAAGAATTTGCGCAACACCAACAATTAACAGAAGCAGCATTGCATTAG